A genomic stretch from Halichoerus grypus chromosome 5, mHalGry1.hap1.1, whole genome shotgun sequence includes:
- the CSF3R gene encoding granulocyte colony-stimulating factor receptor isoform X4 codes for MNLTTNSLICQWEPGPNNHLPTNFTLKSFKSRGDCQTQEDAIPDCVPNDGQNHCSIPRRQLQLYQSTGIWVQAENALGTSKSPQLCLVPMDVVKLEPPTLWALAPSPEVAAPQPGCLLFHWEPWKPSLYIEQKCELRHQPQLAEASWALVGPLLSQTLQYELCGLLPSTAYVLQMRCTRWPLPGQWSDWSPSLTLATTQRAPIVRLDTWWRQRQLDPRTADVQLFWKPMPLDKYSGQIQGYLVRAPDQAEAVPPLCNTTELSCTFHLPSETREVVLVAYNTAGTSHPTPVVFLESRGPPLARLHTLARDPHSLWVGWEPPSPRPRGYVIEWGLGPPSPSGSNKSWKMEHNGSISGTLLQENIRPFQLYEVTVTPLYQDTMGPSQHIYAYSQEMAPSHAPELHLKHIGKTWAQLEWVPQVPELGKSPLTHYTVFWTNAQDQSFSTVLNASSHGLVLRGLEPASLYHVHLMATSKAGAANSTSLTLMTLALEESERHVLLGLFGFLLLFTCLCGAAQFCCRPSRKNPLWPSVPDPAHSSLGSWVPTIMVEETFQLPSLRDSSMPPITKITVLEEEEKKPGPWESNDSSGTCGLPTLVQAYVLQGDPRAPSTQPQPSSITSDQVLYGKVLGSPTGPGPGHYLRCDSTQPLLGGLTPSPQFYENLWFQTSPLGTPEPLVPNQEDDCVFGPLLDFPLLQGLQVHGVEGLGGI; via the exons ATGAACCTCACAACCAACAGCCTCATCTGTCAGTGGGAGCCAGGACCCAACAACCACCTGCCCACCAACTTCACCCTCAAGAGCTTCAA GAGCCGGGGCGACTGTCAGACCCAAGAGGACGCTATCCCCGACTGCGTGCCTAACGACGGCCAGAACCACTGCTCCATCCCACGCAGACAGCTGCAGCTGTACCAGAGCACGGGCATCTGGGTGCAGGCCGAGAACGCGCTAGGGACCAGCAAGTCCCCACAGTTGTGCCTCGTTCCCATGGATGTCG TGAAGCTGGAGCCCCCCACACTGTGGGCCCTGGCCCCCAGTCCTGAGGTGGCAGCACCCCAGCCAGGTTGTCTGCTGTTCCACTGGGAGCCGTGGAAGCCAAGCCTGTACATAGAACAGAAATGTGAGCTGCGCCACCAGCCACAGCTTGCAGAAGCCAGCTGGGCCCTG GTGggccccctgctctcccagaccCTCCAGTATGAGCTCTGCGGGCTCCTCCCATCCACAGCCTACGTCCTGCAGATGCGCTGCACCCGCTGGCCCCTGCCTGGTCAGTGGAGCGACTGGAGCCCTAGCCTGACGCTGGCCACCACGCAACGGG CCCCCATCGTCAGACTGGACACATGGTGGCGGCAGAGACAGCTGGACCCCAGGACAGCAGACGTGCAGCTGTTCTGGAAG CCAATGCCCTTGGACAAGTACAGCGGGCAGATCCAAGGCTACCTAGTCAGAGCTCCAGACCAGGCTGAGGCTGTTCCCCCCCTCTGCAACACCACGGAGCTAAGCTGCACCTTCCACTTGCCCTCGGAAACCCGGGAGGTGGTCCTTGTGGCCTATAACACAGCCGGGACCTCTCATCCCACCCCAGTGGTCTTCCTGGAGAGCAGAG GCCCGCCCCTGGCCAGACTCCACACCTTGGCTCGAGATCCCCACAGCCTCTGGGTGGGCTGGGAGCCCCCCAGCCCTCGGCCTCGGGGCTATGTGATTGAGTGGGGCCTGgggccccccagccccagtgGCAGCAATAAGAGCTGGAAGATGGAGCATAACGGAAGCATTTCTGGGACCCTGCTGCAGG AGAACATCAGGCCCTTTCAGCTCTACGAGGTCACTGTGACCCCCCTCTACCAGGACACCATGGGACCCTCCCAGCACATCTATGCCTACTCCCAAGAGATGG CCCCCTCCCACGCCCCAGAGCTGCATCTAAAGCACATTGGCAAGACCTGGGCCCAGCTGGAGTGGGTGCCCCAGGTCCCCGAGCTGGGGAAGAGCCCCCTTACCCACTACACCGTGTTCTGGACCAATGCTCAGGACCAGTCCTTCT CCACTGTCCTGAATGCCTCCTCCCACGGCTTGGTCCTCCGCGGCTTGGAGCCTGCCAGCTTGTACCATGTCCACCTCATGGCTACCAGCAAGGCCGGGGCCGCCAACAGTACAAGCCTTACCCTGATGACCTTGGCCCTAG AGGAGTCTGAGCGGCATGTCCTCCTGGGCCTGTTTGGTTTCCTGCTTTTGTTCACCTGCCTCTGTGGGGCGGCCCAGTTCTGCTGCAGACCCAG CAGGAAGAATCCCCTCTGGCCAAGTGTCCCAGACCCAGCCCACAGcagcctgggctcctgggtgcctaCCATCATGGTGGAG GAGACCTTCCAGCTGCCTAGCCTTCGGGACTCCAGCATGCCACCCATCACCAAGATCACGGtgctggaggaagaagagaagaagccaGGGCCCTGGGAGTCCAATGACAGCTCAGGGACCTGTGGCCTCCCCACCCTGGTCCAGGCCTATGTGCTCCAGGGGGACCCAAGAGCACCTtccacccagccccagccctcgtCTATCACCAGTGACCAGGTCCTTTACGGGAAGGTGCTGGGCAGCCCCACAGGCCCAGGTCCAGGGCACTACCTCCGCTGTGACTCTACTCAGCCCCTCCTAGGGGGCCTTACTCCCAGCCCCCAGTTTTATGAGAACCTCTGGTTCCAGACCAGCCCCCTGGGGACCCCAGAGCCCCTCGTCCCAAACCAGGAGGATGACTGTGTCTTCGGGCCATTGCTTGACTTCCCCCTCCTGCAAGGGCTCCAAGTCCATGGGGTGGAGGGGCTAGGGGGCATCTAG